The following coding sequences are from one Bacteroidota bacterium window:
- a CDS encoding DUF2092 domain-containing protein → MKSSLIILQLFLTVSLLNAQWSLEKDFSPTSSKQAEILIKSFKTCQDIKVGYYEAVSYRKFLLTNDTIVKTYHCYFEKHPMDSISGCFFHLIQYSGLNEERRSIYTGEEFISANVADSIATYYQVYAWEDEVQRLVRQAELYLPFASPSSYPLTEHIDEYDKRETVDWIGDEMISGKTTHHIRLTRMLKDKGGVELRVISNEFHFWIKSDDYVPLAYSVELVAILGNDTLRQSEKYQLTAFQINEPLKENMLSSKSLPSYYRLHPFDSEEMKKNK, encoded by the coding sequence ATGGTCATTAGAAAAGGATTTTTCCCCCACATCATCGAAGCAAGCAGAGATACTTATTAAATCGTTCAAAACATGCCAAGATATTAAGGTCGGCTATTATGAAGCCGTGTCTTACAGAAAGTTTCTGTTAACCAATGATACCATTGTAAAGACGTATCACTGCTATTTTGAAAAGCACCCCATGGATTCGATTTCTGGTTGCTTTTTTCATCTGATTCAATATTCTGGGTTGAATGAAGAACGCCGCAGCATTTATACCGGAGAGGAATTTATTTCTGCCAATGTTGCCGATAGCATCGCTACCTACTACCAAGTATACGCATGGGAAGATGAAGTGCAACGTTTAGTCAGGCAAGCAGAATTGTACCTTCCTTTTGCCTCTCCATCCAGTTATCCTTTGACCGAACATATAGACGAGTATGACAAGCGCGAAACCGTGGACTGGATAGGTGATGAAATGATTTCAGGTAAGACTACTCATCATATACGGCTTACCCGGATGCTGAAAGATAAAGGAGGCGTGGAGCTAAGGGTTATAAGCAATGAATTTCACTTTTGGATCAAATCAGATGATTATGTTCCTCTTGCCTATTCGGTTGAACTAGTAGCCATTTTGGGAAATGATACTTTGCGACAATCCGAAAAATATCAACTAACTGCCTTCCAGATTAACGAACCATTGAAAGAAAACATGCTGTCCTCCAAATCACTTCCATCTTATTATCGCCTACACCCTTTTGACTCGGAGGAAATGAAAAAGAACAAATAG